Proteins from one Microbacterium proteolyticum genomic window:
- a CDS encoding MDR family MFS transporter — MAATTGTPTAPPTSVSGVTAEQNRVIWLLLVAAFVAILNETTMNVAIPHLIRDLNITAVAAQWLTTAFMLTMAVVIPVTGFLLQRYTTRQIFITAMTLFSLGTLVAFLSPGFELLVTARVIQASGTAMMMPLLMTTLMTIVPPQHRGRMMGRVSIVMALAPAIGPTMSGVVLDSLGWHWIFGIVLPIALVSLFVGARWIRNLGETREAPIDVLSVILSAFGFGGVVFGLSQIGGGHGGSTDAGDAGATATVTLVASFAIGIVALALFGWRQVRLQRSDAALLDLRVFRSINFTLSVVQLGVMSLAFFGAITLVPLYLQNVLGRTALETGLAVLPGSLAMGLAGPLIGRIYDRRGTQILLIPGAVITSVVLWFYATVGTDTSFVLLVVAQTVLSIGLALSFTPLFTASLGSLEPRFYSYGSAVVGTVQQVAGAAGIALLVTVMSGVSAGMGGGVEGDAAGARTAFMIAAIVSLPLIVGAFLIRKPADQIEGAGVPAH; from the coding sequence ATGGCCGCCACCACCGGAACACCCACCGCTCCCCCGACCTCGGTGTCGGGGGTCACGGCCGAGCAGAACCGGGTCATCTGGCTGCTGCTCGTGGCCGCTTTCGTGGCGATCCTCAACGAGACCACGATGAACGTGGCGATCCCGCACCTCATCCGCGACCTGAACATCACGGCCGTCGCGGCCCAGTGGCTGACGACCGCCTTCATGCTCACGATGGCGGTCGTCATCCCCGTCACGGGCTTCCTGCTGCAGCGCTACACCACCCGCCAGATCTTCATCACGGCGATGACCCTGTTCTCGCTCGGCACCCTCGTGGCGTTCCTCTCGCCCGGGTTCGAGTTGCTCGTCACCGCGCGGGTCATCCAGGCGTCCGGGACGGCGATGATGATGCCGTTGCTCATGACGACCCTCATGACGATCGTGCCCCCGCAGCACCGCGGCCGCATGATGGGACGCGTCAGCATCGTCATGGCGCTGGCCCCCGCGATCGGCCCCACCATGTCGGGCGTGGTCCTGGACTCGCTCGGATGGCATTGGATCTTCGGAATCGTCCTCCCGATCGCCCTGGTCTCCCTGTTCGTCGGTGCCCGCTGGATCCGCAACCTCGGCGAGACCAGGGAAGCGCCCATCGACGTCCTTTCGGTCATCCTGTCGGCGTTCGGTTTCGGCGGCGTGGTCTTCGGCCTCAGTCAGATCGGCGGCGGTCATGGCGGATCGACGGATGCCGGCGATGCCGGTGCCACCGCGACGGTGACGCTCGTCGCGTCCTTCGCGATCGGCATCGTCGCCCTGGCGCTGTTCGGGTGGCGCCAGGTGCGCCTGCAGCGCTCCGACGCGGCCCTGCTCGACCTGCGCGTGTTCCGCTCGATCAACTTCACACTCTCGGTCGTCCAGCTCGGCGTGATGTCGCTCGCGTTCTTCGGCGCGATCACGCTGGTGCCGCTCTACCTGCAGAACGTCCTCGGACGCACCGCGCTGGAGACCGGCCTCGCGGTCCTTCCCGGCTCGCTCGCGATGGGGCTCGCGGGTCCTCTGATCGGCCGCATCTACGACCGACGCGGCACGCAGATCCTGCTGATCCCCGGCGCCGTCATCACCAGCGTCGTTCTCTGGTTCTACGCGACCGTCGGCACCGACACATCTTTCGTGCTGCTCGTCGTGGCGCAGACGGTGCTGTCGATCGGGCTCGCCCTGTCGTTCACGCCGCTGTTCACGGCATCCCTCGGGTCGCTCGAGCCCCGCTTCTACTCCTACGGCTCCGCGGTCGTCGGAACCGTGCAGCAGGTCGCCGGAGCGGCAGGCATCGCGCTCCTCGTGACGGTCATGTCGGGCGTGTCCGCCGGAATGGGCGGAGGTGTCGAGGGCGACGCGGCGGGGGCGCGCACCGCATTCATGATCGCGGCGATCGTCTCGCTGCCCCTCATCGTCGGCGCCTTCCTCATCCGCAAGCCCGCCGACCAGATCGAGGGCGCGGGAGTGCCGGCGCACTGA
- a CDS encoding type 1 glutamine amidotransferase domain-containing protein translates to MTDLTGKRIAFLLTDGFEDSELTSPWDAVTSAGAEAVLVSPADGSVTGEKGHEQKIDLPVGSATADDFDALVLPGGVQNADDIRIVKDAVHFARAFFDQHKPVAVICHGGWILTEADVLTGRTLTSYPTLQTDLRNAGATWVDEEVHVDQGLVSSRNPDDLPAFNAKLIEEVAEGKHSGQTA, encoded by the coding sequence ATGACGGACCTCACCGGAAAGCGCATCGCCTTCCTGCTCACCGACGGCTTCGAAGACAGCGAGCTCACGAGTCCGTGGGACGCGGTCACGTCGGCCGGTGCCGAGGCGGTGCTCGTCTCCCCCGCCGACGGTTCGGTCACCGGAGAGAAGGGCCACGAGCAGAAGATCGACCTGCCCGTCGGATCCGCCACGGCCGACGACTTCGACGCGCTGGTGCTCCCCGGCGGCGTGCAGAACGCCGACGACATCCGCATCGTGAAGGATGCCGTGCACTTCGCCCGCGCGTTCTTCGACCAGCACAAGCCGGTTGCCGTGATCTGCCACGGCGGCTGGATCCTGACCGAGGCCGACGTGCTGACGGGCCGCACGCTGACCAGCTACCCGACGCTGCAGACGGATCTGCGCAACGCCGGCGCCACGTGGGTCGACGAGGAGGTCCACGTCGACCAGGGCCTCGTCTCCAGCCGCAACCCCGACGACCTGCCCGCGTTCAACGCGAAGCTGATCGAAGAGGTCGCCGAGGGGAAGCACTCCGGCCAGACGGCGTGA
- a CDS encoding DNA-formamidopyrimidine glycosylase family protein — MPEAPEVEALTLFLRERLTGHVVVAVELAEFRALKTRARPLEELVGRSVTGVERYGKHIDVDLGGRHLAIGFGRAGWATWGDGDVASAPPEGAALIATVTFDDGVLGITDAGDWLSVQLHLVDDPLDVPAVAKLGPDAARPAFSRDDLVRALGKRRKQLKALLQEQESLAGIGNAYSDEILFVARLSPLAHAASLGDDEVTRLHEALRLVLDEAVAARRGVPIAEQKAAKVAAMRVHGRTGEPCPRGDGVIEDIPGTKGGGQYCPSCQASPA; from the coding sequence GTGCCCGAGGCACCCGAGGTCGAGGCGCTCACGCTGTTCCTGCGTGAGCGCCTCACCGGACACGTCGTCGTCGCCGTCGAGCTGGCGGAGTTCCGCGCGCTGAAGACGCGGGCCCGTCCCCTCGAGGAACTCGTCGGTCGGTCGGTGACCGGGGTGGAGCGCTACGGCAAGCACATCGACGTCGACCTGGGCGGGCGCCACCTCGCGATCGGCTTCGGCCGCGCCGGCTGGGCGACGTGGGGCGACGGCGACGTGGCATCCGCTCCGCCCGAAGGCGCGGCCCTCATCGCGACGGTGACTTTCGACGACGGGGTGCTCGGCATCACCGACGCGGGCGACTGGCTCTCCGTCCAGCTCCACCTCGTCGACGACCCGCTCGATGTGCCGGCCGTGGCCAAGCTCGGACCGGATGCCGCCCGTCCGGCGTTTTCGCGCGACGACCTCGTGCGCGCCCTCGGGAAGCGCCGGAAGCAGCTGAAGGCCCTCCTGCAGGAGCAGGAGTCGCTCGCGGGCATCGGCAACGCCTACTCGGACGAGATCCTCTTCGTCGCGCGGCTCTCGCCGCTCGCGCACGCGGCGTCGCTCGGCGACGACGAGGTGACGCGCCTGCACGAGGCGCTGCGTCTCGTTCTGGACGAGGCGGTGGCCGCTCGCCGCGGGGTTCCGATCGCGGAGCAGAAAGCAGCGAAGGTCGCCGCCATGCGCGTCCACGGCCGCACCGGAGAGCCGTGCCCCCGAGGGGACGGCGTCATCGAGGACATCCCGGGGACGAAGGGCGGCGGCCAGTACTGCCCGTCCTGTCAGGCGTCACCGGCCTGA
- a CDS encoding flotillin family protein gives MEIAALGAIGLVVVIALVVVIVVILIIAGLIRGWYRVAKADEALVIVGKRQKAADGNSSRITVITGGGAIVNPLTQRGEMISLRARQIKMEPTAQSSNGVTVNVSGVALVKIGSDPESVRRAAERFASQDKAIEQFTTEQLEGALRGVVATLTVEELMRDRQRLSDQIAEGIKADLSSQGLILDSFQIQGVTDSNGYIAALGATEVERVKREAEVARINAVREIRARQIATDEANLIEQTALDKNSAAAKAEVGRANAEAEQAEALTRAERRQAVLQQEAQNTQARLESEVARVADADLYQRQKDADAEAYAQIKAAEARAQIAEQEAAAVRVRAEADAQSVRLAGEARAEAIRAEAEALSHNQEALLAQRALEALVPMMAEFAKGYDRVGNVTVLGGDGASGHLAAESAAGLRSSFEAVRAATGIDLTAIIQGRAVADAFADASRRPVEPETVAAATSAPTASEPGA, from the coding sequence ATGGAAATCGCCGCTCTGGGGGCGATCGGTCTCGTCGTCGTCATCGCTCTCGTCGTCGTCATCGTCGTCATCCTGATCATCGCCGGGCTCATTCGCGGCTGGTACCGCGTGGCCAAGGCGGACGAAGCCCTGGTCATCGTCGGTAAGCGCCAGAAGGCCGCCGACGGGAACTCCTCGCGCATCACCGTCATCACCGGTGGCGGCGCCATCGTGAACCCCCTCACGCAGCGCGGCGAGATGATCTCGCTGCGTGCCCGTCAGATCAAGATGGAGCCGACGGCGCAGTCGTCCAACGGCGTCACCGTGAACGTCAGCGGCGTGGCTCTCGTGAAGATCGGATCCGACCCCGAATCGGTGCGCCGTGCCGCCGAGCGCTTCGCATCCCAGGACAAGGCCATCGAGCAGTTCACGACGGAGCAGCTCGAGGGCGCGCTCCGCGGCGTCGTCGCGACGCTGACGGTCGAGGAGCTCATGCGCGACCGGCAGCGGCTGTCGGACCAGATCGCCGAGGGCATCAAGGCGGACCTGTCGTCTCAGGGCCTGATCCTGGATTCGTTCCAGATCCAGGGCGTCACCGACAGCAACGGCTACATCGCGGCGCTCGGCGCCACCGAGGTCGAGCGCGTCAAGCGCGAGGCGGAGGTCGCGCGCATCAACGCGGTGCGCGAGATCCGCGCGCGGCAGATCGCCACCGACGAAGCGAACCTCATCGAGCAGACCGCGCTCGACAAGAACAGCGCCGCGGCGAAGGCCGAGGTCGGCCGTGCCAACGCCGAGGCCGAGCAGGCCGAAGCGCTCACGCGCGCGGAGCGCCGCCAGGCGGTTCTGCAGCAGGAAGCGCAGAACACCCAGGCGCGCCTGGAGTCCGAGGTCGCCCGCGTCGCCGACGCCGACCTGTACCAGCGGCAGAAGGATGCCGACGCCGAGGCCTACGCGCAGATCAAGGCCGCGGAGGCCCGCGCACAGATCGCCGAGCAGGAAGCCGCCGCCGTCCGCGTGCGCGCCGAAGCCGACGCGCAGTCCGTGCGTCTGGCCGGTGAGGCGCGCGCCGAGGCGATCCGCGCCGAGGCGGAGGCTCTCTCGCACAACCAGGAGGCCCTGCTCGCGCAGCGTGCGCTCGAGGCCCTCGTGCCGATGATGGCCGAGTTCGCCAAGGGGTACGACCGCGTCGGCAACGTCACCGTCCTCGGCGGCGACGGCGCCAGCGGTCACCTCGCCGCGGAGTCGGCGGCGGGGCTGCGTTCGTCGTTCGAGGCCGTGCGCGCGGCGACCGGCATCGACCTGACGGCGATCATCCAGGGGCGCGCCGTGGCCGACGCGTTCGCCGACGCGTCGCGGCGCCCCGTTGAGCCGGAGACGGTCGCGGCGGCGACGTCGGCGCCGACGGCATCCGAGCCCGGCGCCTGA
- a CDS encoding glucose-6-phosphate dehydrogenase, translating to MKIVSSADWRDAIAFDVPVVVADVVPGEPTRCAGCGADGELFDRTELWAVKHRHPKHHGGFVRFYCDAHKPAPAPAPPAPIELKKARASAPRSERRTASPKPTPVTDRPTRAMCPDCFVEVSAGGDCGMCGAQVV from the coding sequence ATGAAGATCGTCTCGTCCGCGGATTGGCGGGATGCCATCGCCTTCGATGTCCCCGTCGTCGTCGCCGATGTCGTGCCCGGTGAGCCCACCCGCTGCGCCGGGTGCGGAGCCGACGGTGAGCTGTTCGACCGCACCGAGCTGTGGGCGGTCAAGCACCGCCACCCCAAGCACCACGGCGGGTTCGTCCGGTTCTACTGCGACGCGCACAAGCCGGCGCCGGCGCCCGCGCCACCCGCCCCGATCGAGCTCAAGAAGGCCCGCGCGTCGGCACCGCGTTCCGAGCGGCGCACCGCGTCCCCGAAGCCCACGCCCGTCACCGATCGCCCCACGCGGGCGATGTGCCCCGACTGCTTCGTCGAGGTCTCGGCCGGCGGCGACTGCGGCATGTGCGGCGCGCAGGTCGTCTGA
- a CDS encoding aldose 1-epimerase family protein: protein MTDVAASVTTAVSGTPVVLRAHGYEAAIASVGASLRSLTHEGRDLVVPFDADEVRPYFRGATLAPWPNRVVDGVHRFGGGEHRLALTEPNRGHALHGLLGWADWDVVDGDDASVTLSATVPAQDGYPWWVEVTTTYSLGAHGLTQTVRATNRSETPAPWGTGPHPYLVAGPAPLDAWTFALPADTVLEVTPDRLAPVGVASVTVDAERFDFRAPREIGEVEIDHAFTDLTRDADGQATVTLTDPSGTGVAMTWDAGCAWVQIHTADRPEGPDHPAHRAGLAVEPMTCAPDAFNDDAYDFATGVVALAPGESHEVGWTISAR from the coding sequence ATGACCGATGTCGCCGCGTCCGTGACCACCGCCGTGTCCGGAACCCCCGTCGTCCTCCGCGCCCACGGCTACGAAGCCGCGATCGCGAGCGTGGGCGCCTCCCTCCGATCGCTGACCCACGAGGGGCGCGACCTCGTCGTGCCGTTCGACGCTGACGAGGTGCGCCCGTACTTCCGCGGCGCGACCCTCGCCCCGTGGCCCAACCGCGTCGTCGACGGCGTGCACCGTTTCGGCGGCGGAGAGCACCGGCTCGCGCTCACCGAGCCGAACCGCGGCCACGCTCTCCACGGGCTCCTCGGGTGGGCGGACTGGGACGTCGTCGACGGCGACGACGCCTCCGTGACCCTCAGCGCAACGGTGCCCGCGCAGGACGGCTACCCGTGGTGGGTCGAAGTGACCACGACCTATAGCCTCGGTGCCCACGGGCTGACCCAGACCGTCCGCGCCACCAACCGGTCCGAGACCCCCGCCCCATGGGGAACCGGGCCGCACCCGTACCTGGTCGCCGGTCCCGCGCCCCTCGACGCGTGGACGTTCGCGCTGCCGGCCGACACCGTGCTCGAGGTCACCCCCGACCGTCTCGCGCCGGTGGGCGTGGCATCCGTCACTGTCGACGCCGAGCGGTTCGACTTCCGCGCTCCGCGGGAGATCGGCGAGGTCGAGATCGACCACGCGTTCACCGACCTGACCCGGGATGCCGACGGGCAGGCGACCGTGACGCTCACCGACCCGTCGGGCACGGGTGTCGCGATGACGTGGGACGCGGGATGCGCATGGGTGCAGATCCACACCGCCGACCGTCCCGAGGGGCCCGACCACCCGGCGCACCGCGCGGGACTCGCCGTCGAGCCGATGACGTGCGCCCCCGACGCCTTCAACGACGACGCCTACGACTTCGCCACCGGTGTCGTGGCCCTCGCCCCGGGCGAAAGCCACGAAGTCGGCTGGACGATCTCCGCGCGCTGA
- a CDS encoding CsbD family protein, whose translation MGLDDKIKNTAEDLAGKAKEGFGKATGNERLEAEGQADQSKADLKQAGENVKDAFK comes from the coding sequence ATGGGACTCGACGACAAGATCAAGAACACCGCAGAGGACCTCGCCGGCAAGGCGAAAGAAGGCTTCGGCAAGGCCACCGGCAACGAGCGTCTCGAAGCCGAGGGCCAGGCCGACCAGTCGAAGGCCGATCTCAAGCAGGCCGGCGAGAACGTCAAGGACGCCTTCAAGTAA
- a CDS encoding anti-sigma factor, with the protein MRTPDDRWAELVAAALAGELSAAETVEFDELRRNDPRRGEEYASLQGVAQRLRHGDVTWVAPRDTSELEDRILASIQRENAVGAAPSPGARVGTRRRRAWLTPLVAAACLLIGIVVGVNSAGAFTPAIPVGPPGTLGALEQIQVSDDTAGVDVDAQLVAHTWGTEAYLEARGLNVGRTYELVFVAADGEEFTAGEVLGSEVPIVCRMNAAVLRGDTVRMELRDGPDVVVAHADLPRV; encoded by the coding sequence ATGCGCACTCCCGATGACCGGTGGGCCGAACTCGTCGCCGCAGCGCTCGCCGGCGAGCTCAGTGCGGCCGAGACCGTCGAGTTCGACGAACTCCGCCGCAACGATCCTCGGCGTGGGGAGGAGTACGCGAGCTTGCAGGGGGTCGCGCAGCGCCTGCGCCACGGCGATGTGACCTGGGTGGCACCGAGGGACACATCGGAGCTGGAAGACCGGATCCTGGCATCCATCCAGAGGGAGAATGCCGTCGGCGCGGCGCCGTCGCCCGGCGCGCGTGTCGGCACTCGTCGCAGGCGAGCGTGGCTCACCCCGCTCGTGGCCGCGGCGTGCCTCCTGATCGGTATCGTCGTCGGCGTGAACAGTGCGGGGGCGTTCACTCCCGCGATCCCGGTAGGCCCGCCCGGAACCCTCGGTGCGCTCGAACAGATCCAGGTCAGCGACGACACGGCCGGGGTCGACGTCGACGCACAGCTGGTGGCGCATACCTGGGGCACGGAGGCCTACCTCGAAGCCCGCGGGTTGAACGTGGGCCGAACGTACGAGCTGGTGTTCGTCGCGGCCGACGGGGAGGAGTTCACCGCGGGAGAGGTGCTCGGCTCGGAGGTCCCGATCGTTTGCCGAATGAATGCCGCGGTGCTGCGCGGTGACACCGTGCGGATGGAACTGCGCGACGGCCCGGACGTGGTGGTCGCCCACGCGGACCTCCCGCGGGTCTGA
- a CDS encoding RNA polymerase sigma factor, with product MSWTPAEDEGARMPMARRHPTPFDVRSAFREHGGSLLGYAVNALRDRPLAEDCVQETFLRAWRARDRFDPGQASTRTWLFSIARNVIVDVLRARARLPLLGDDAELEHRAVEAIDPLERLRMLEALSVLSEAHRTAVVAVHLHGRSYQELSDATGVPVSTWRTRTFHALRALRTHLEELEDSDAHSR from the coding sequence ATGAGCTGGACACCCGCGGAAGACGAGGGAGCCCGCATGCCGATGGCGCGACGGCATCCGACTCCATTCGATGTCCGCAGCGCCTTCCGGGAGCATGGCGGCTCGCTGCTGGGGTACGCCGTGAATGCGCTCCGCGATCGGCCGCTCGCCGAGGACTGCGTGCAGGAGACCTTCCTCCGGGCCTGGCGGGCGCGCGACCGGTTCGATCCCGGTCAGGCCTCGACGAGGACCTGGCTCTTCTCGATCGCCCGCAATGTCATCGTCGACGTGCTGCGTGCCCGGGCGCGCCTGCCATTGCTCGGCGATGACGCCGAACTCGAGCACCGGGCCGTCGAGGCCATCGACCCCCTGGAACGGCTGCGCATGCTGGAAGCGCTGTCCGTGCTGAGCGAGGCGCATCGCACGGCCGTCGTCGCCGTTCACCTTCACGGGCGCTCGTACCAGGAACTCTCGGATGCCACGGGCGTCCCGGTGTCCACATGGCGCACCCGCACTTTCCACGCGCTCCGCGCGCTCCGTACGCACCTCGAAGAACTGGAGGACTCCGATGCGCACTCCCGATGA
- a CDS encoding CHRD domain-containing protein, translating to MTKKTYARPLAIGALAGVALLGFGTPAHAETEVAEPAEFTSAFTVMATPDQVINNDGVATPGEAGATGTFTFRINSELDIICYDIRLEGVTGDYQSPAKTATHIHEAAVGQAGPPRIAFPNPTPAGDGPRTSSGCLQGPFTTGVQANGADTGDGFSLAQIEANPSGFTGDSHTVGSPAGVVRGQLTEIPVGGVDTGAGGSVEAGTAPLVVSAALGGAGLLAAGAVVLHRRRAVSTR from the coding sequence ATGACGAAGAAGACGTACGCCCGCCCCCTCGCGATCGGTGCCCTCGCGGGTGTGGCGCTCCTCGGGTTCGGCACGCCGGCACACGCCGAGACCGAAGTCGCTGAGCCGGCGGAGTTCACGAGCGCATTCACGGTCATGGCTACCCCCGACCAGGTGATCAACAACGACGGCGTCGCGACCCCCGGCGAGGCCGGCGCGACGGGGACGTTCACGTTCCGCATCAATTCCGAACTCGACATCATCTGCTACGACATCCGGCTCGAGGGCGTGACGGGCGACTACCAGAGCCCCGCCAAGACCGCCACGCACATCCACGAGGCCGCGGTCGGTCAGGCCGGACCGCCGCGCATCGCGTTCCCCAACCCGACCCCCGCCGGCGATGGACCGCGGACCTCGTCCGGTTGCCTCCAGGGCCCCTTCACCACCGGCGTCCAGGCGAACGGTGCCGACACCGGCGACGGGTTCTCGCTCGCGCAGATCGAGGCCAACCCGAGCGGGTTCACGGGCGACTCGCACACCGTCGGCTCGCCGGCCGGTGTCGTTCGCGGTCAGCTCACCGAGATCCCCGTGGGCGGCGTCGACACCGGTGCCGGCGGATCCGTCGAGGCCGGCACGGCTCCGCTCGTCGTCTCGGCGGCTCTCGGCGGTGCGGGTCTTCTGGCCGCCGGGGCTGTCGTCCTGCACCGTCGCCGCGCGGTCTCGACGCGGTGA
- a CDS encoding class F sortase — protein sequence MRVFWPPGLSSCTVAARSRRGDLAVPWRAARRLEQTTAARCAVVAVAAVWICTGCAGAAPTDAAPTIVAPSDAAPRPTPASAAASAAPASVTAADPTRVRIPVLGLDEPLIELGLAADGAMEVPVDYDDVGWFTGGGRPGGTGPTVIAAHVDSPTGPAVFQRLDEVSVGDVIEVYDAEGRVHGYRVTETADYPKAAFPTARVFGATARDELRVITCGGIFDRDAGSYLDNHVVFAERL from the coding sequence GTGCGGGTCTTCTGGCCGCCGGGGCTGTCGTCCTGCACCGTCGCCGCGCGGTCTCGACGCGGTGACCTCGCCGTCCCGTGGCGCGCAGCGCGTCGTCTCGAGCAGACGACCGCTGCGCGGTGCGCCGTCGTCGCAGTCGCGGCGGTGTGGATCTGCACCGGGTGCGCGGGCGCCGCGCCCACCGACGCCGCACCAACCATCGTCGCGCCCTCCGACGCCGCGCCGAGGCCGACCCCCGCTTCCGCCGCGGCGAGCGCGGCACCTGCGTCTGTCACGGCCGCCGACCCGACCCGCGTCCGCATCCCCGTGCTCGGTCTCGATGAGCCGCTCATCGAGCTCGGGCTCGCCGCGGACGGTGCCATGGAAGTGCCCGTCGACTACGACGACGTCGGCTGGTTCACCGGCGGCGGGCGTCCGGGCGGGACGGGCCCGACGGTGATCGCGGCGCACGTGGACTCCCCTACCGGCCCCGCGGTCTTCCAGCGACTCGACGAAGTGTCCGTGGGCGACGTCATCGAGGTGTACGACGCCGAGGGGCGCGTGCACGGCTACCGCGTCACAGAGACCGCGGACTATCCGAAGGCCGCGTTTCCCACGGCCCGCGTGTTCGGCGCGACCGCGCGCGACGAGCTCCGGGTCATCACGTGCGGAGGCATCTTCGACCGAGATGCCGGCTCCTATCTCGACAACCACGTGGTGTTCGCCGAACGCCTGTAG
- a CDS encoding D-alanyl-D-alanine carboxypeptidase family protein produces MGQTQDGTDELNRFSDLMDEAPAASGSGRAGRIALVVVLVTILAVFGGAGGYVWWASSAPLPAPTLATQSPGVTAGEAATVRLPSSGSMRVSVVGGEQYLGADTDGVWATSGGDDPRPIASVAKLITALVVLDRHPLDGPDDPGPTVAFTEADTDLYDQFYVLGATIAKMPDRTTLSLHDALATMLLPSASNYAVALARWGYGSEGAYVDAARAWLDANGLTSTRIVDATGLDDRNTSTPSDLVALGKIAESNPALAAIVALPSISLPNGPGFVTNTNDLLGTAGVRGLKTGNLGEGTFNLLFSSLLDVGVEAPLQITGVRLGGATHDSTDEDVAAFLKSVQAGFHDVSVASPGQDLGTITTAWGAEAHVVLTRTAAIRTWSDTPITPSVQIVQPQTWADGEKVGTVTWTAGPHSVSSDLQVVGDLEPPTLWWRLTHPGQLGGF; encoded by the coding sequence ATGGGGCAGACGCAGGATGGCACGGACGAGCTGAATCGGTTCTCCGATCTGATGGACGAGGCACCGGCGGCATCCGGTTCGGGCAGAGCCGGTCGCATTGCGCTCGTGGTGGTGCTGGTGACGATCCTCGCGGTCTTCGGCGGTGCCGGAGGGTACGTGTGGTGGGCGTCCAGCGCCCCGCTCCCGGCGCCGACGCTGGCGACACAATCCCCGGGCGTGACCGCCGGCGAGGCCGCCACCGTGCGCCTGCCGTCATCGGGATCGATGCGCGTGAGCGTGGTGGGCGGAGAGCAGTACCTCGGCGCCGACACCGACGGTGTGTGGGCCACCTCCGGAGGCGATGACCCGCGGCCCATCGCGAGCGTAGCCAAACTCATCACCGCGCTCGTCGTCCTGGACCGGCATCCCCTCGACGGACCTGACGATCCGGGCCCGACCGTGGCGTTCACGGAGGCGGACACCGACCTCTACGACCAGTTCTACGTGCTCGGCGCGACGATCGCGAAGATGCCCGATCGGACGACACTGTCCCTGCACGACGCGCTGGCCACGATGCTGCTCCCCTCGGCGAGCAACTACGCGGTCGCCCTGGCGCGCTGGGGATACGGCTCCGAGGGTGCCTACGTGGACGCGGCCCGCGCGTGGCTGGACGCGAACGGCCTCACCTCGACCCGGATCGTGGATGCCACCGGCCTCGACGACCGCAACACGTCGACGCCGAGCGACCTCGTCGCCCTCGGCAAGATCGCCGAGTCCAACCCCGCGCTCGCGGCGATCGTTGCGCTCCCCTCGATCTCGCTGCCGAACGGACCGGGCTTCGTGACGAACACGAACGACCTCCTCGGCACCGCGGGGGTGCGGGGTCTCAAGACCGGCAACCTCGGCGAGGGAACGTTCAACCTGTTGTTCAGCTCGCTGCTCGACGTCGGGGTCGAGGCGCCGTTGCAGATCACCGGCGTACGGCTCGGCGGCGCCACGCACGACTCCACCGATGAAGACGTGGCGGCGTTCTTGAAGAGCGTGCAGGCCGGATTCCACGACGTCTCGGTCGCCTCGCCCGGCCAGGATCTCGGGACGATCACGACCGCGTGGGGAGCGGAGGCGCACGTCGTGCTCACGCGCACCGCGGCGATCCGGACCTGGTCGGACACGCCGATCACGCCGTCCGTGCAGATCGTGCAGCCGCAGACCTGGGCCGACGGCGAGAAGGTCGGAACGGTCACGTGGACGGCGGGCCCGCACAGCGTCTCGTCGGACCTGCAGGTCGTCGGCGATCTGGAACCGCCGACGCTGTGGTGGCGGCTGACGCACCCGGGGCAGCTCGGGGGCTTCTGA